The sequence TTTAATGCCCGACTGGTGCCATTGCCGAGAGAACAAACAGGGCGATCACTGCCGCAAAACCGATCACCCATGCGAGTGAGCGGAGGGAAGATTTATCGGTCAGATAGCACGCGGTGTAGATCAGGCGAGCCGCAATGAATACCAATGCCAGCGTGTTCAAGGTGGTTTGTGCCGCATGCACCTGATGCGCGATGATGACGCCAGCGGCGAAAAAGGGAAATGCTTCGAAATGGTTACGATGGGCAAAATCTGCGCGACGTCGCAATCCGGATTGTTTATCTAGCCAGGCCCGTGGTTCGCTATTGTCAAAATCACGTCGGCCCCATTTGGCGATAGCAACGGTACAAGGTGCCATTAATCCTGCAATTAGCACGCACCAGTAAGCGATGGTCATGGTGACTCCAAAAAAATATGCGTCGGTTTAAGAAGAGCCTGTCGGACTTGGCTCCTTGGGAAATGGTCGTCACTTGTAACGACGACCGGGTGAAAGCTCTGGCAGGTTACAGCATTTGCGTATCGAAAGTGTTACAAGCTGCGACTTGACCGTTAGCAAGACCTTGTTTAAACCAGCGTACCCGTTGTGCGGAAGTGCCATGCGTAAAAGAGTCCGGCACGATCCGGCCCTGCGCCTTCTGCTGCAAAGCGTCATCGCCGATGGCGTTGGCAGCGTTCAATGCGGCCTCGACGTCGCCTTGTTCCAGAATTTTGCGTTCCTGGTTGGCGTGGAACGCCCATACCCCTGCCAGGCAGTCAGCCTGCAATTCCAGTTTAACCGACAGGGCGTTGGCCTGGATTTCGGTTGCCTGGCGGCGGGCTTTATCCACTTTTCCCATTATTCCGAGCAGATTTTGCACATGGTGGCCGACTTCATGCGCGATGACGTAGGCTTGGGCGAAATCCCCGGAGACGTTGAAGCGTTGCTTCATCATTTGGAAAAAAGTCAGGTCAATGTAGACTTTCTGATCGCCAGGGCAATAGAACGGGCCGGTAGCGGTTTGACCAGTACCGCAGGCGGTCGGCGTTGCGCCGGAGAACAGCACTAACTTGGGTGCAGCATAGGTTTTGCCGCCGTTACGGAAAATCTCGGTCCAGACGTCTTCCGTGTCCGCTAATACCGTTGAGACAAATCGCGTGGTCTGGTCGGTTGCAGGAGGGGCAAGGGCCGGGCCTTGTTGTTGAGAGTGAAGCGGTGGACCGCCGCCACCGCTCAGCAGATTAATGACCGTCATTGGGCTGACACCGAAGAAATACGACGCCACCAGCGCAATGACAATGGTCCCGATCCCAATTGATCGACCACCTCCGAAGCCGCCGATGCCACCGCCACCGCTTTCATTGCGGCGGTCCTCCACATTGTCACTTTCCCTATTTCCGTCCCATTTCATGGCGATCTCCCTGAACGATGTCTGCACGATTTTAACGGAATATTGATGCGGCAAGGTACCGAAAATTTCCTACTTGAGCACTCTTTATATGTGTTTTTGATAAGTAATATTGTCGCACCGGTTTCACCTTGCCACCCCGCGAAACACACAATCTTTAATCTATCCGCAATATTAAATTGATAGCTTAGTTAGCTTTTCATACACTCAATTGATGGCGCGTGCATCTGAATTCCCAGGTTGACTTGGTTCGCTTGCACCTAACGCACCTAACTTAGTCTGATTTAGTTGAACTTTTGCCTAGTGGCAAGGGACCAACGTCAATAGGCTTGAAGCGGTCATAAAACTGCGTAAAGCGGTGGATGAGGGTTTATCTATTACATGTGCCGAGTATCGATGAAGCAGGCGCTCGATTTCGAAGGCATTGTCGCAAAACATTAATGAGGAGAAAGCATGATTTATTGGATCGCAGCGCTGATCATTGTTGGTATCGGACTCATGACTTTGCGCGTCAGCGCGTTGATCTGGCTGGTTGCAATAGCGCTTTGGATCGCAGCGGGTTTTGAGTTGGCGCGGATTGGCCTGTTAGCGACCATTTTGTTGACGTTGTTATTGTTTGTGCCTGCGTTGATCGTTGCGCTTAAACCACTGCGGGTGCGCCTGCTGACCAAGCCGATTCTGAAGGTGTTTAAAAGGATCCTTCCGCGTATGTCGCAAACCGAACGGGATGCGATTGAAGCGGGAACGATCTGGTGGGATGCCGAATTGTTTTCCGGTAAGCCGGAGTGGACGAAACTGCTTTCCATGGCACCGCCAGCCTTAAGTGAGGAAGAGCAGGCATTTCTGGATAATGAAGTCGAGCAGCTATGCGGCTTGCTTACCGACTGGGAAACGACGGAAGTCTGGCAAGATTTGCCGCCGCATGCGTGGCAGTTTATCAAGGATAAAGGCTTTCTGGGAATGATCATTCCCAAGCAGTATGGCGGTAAGGCTTTCTCCGCTTATATGCATTCCCAAGTCATCATGAAGCTATCGTCGCATTGTTCGGCAGCGGCTATTTCAGTGATGGTGCCAAACTCACTAGGCCCAGCAGAATTATTGCTGGAATACGGCACTGATGCGCAGAAAGAACATTATTTGCCGCGCCTGGCGGCAGGTGATGAAATCCCTTGTTTTGCGTTAACCAGCCCCTATGCCGGTTCCGATGCGGCTGCGATTCCCGATGTTGGGGTGGTGTGTCAAGGTATGCACGATGGACAGCCGACGTTGGGCTTTCGCGTCACCTGGGACAAGCGCTATATTACTTTAGGACCAATAGCCACGGTGTTAGGGCTGGCATTCAGGGTGCATGATCCAGACGGGTTATTGTCGTCTGAGGGTACCTTCGACGTGCATGGAGAGGGCGATCTGGGCATTACCTGCGCCTTGATACCTACCAACCACCCGGGCGTCGTTACGGGGCGTCGTCACTGGCCTTTGGATGCAGTATTTCAAAATGGGCCGACCTCCGGCAAGGACGTTTTTATCCCGCTCGACTGGGTCATTGGCGGCAGTGCGCAGATTGGCAAGGGCTGGCGTATGTTAATGGAGTGTCTGGCCGCTGGCCGGGCGATATCGCTTCCCTCTTCGACGGTAGGATTTTCAAAGCTGGCGGTGCGCGGCACCAGCGCCTATGCGGCGATGCGCAACCAGTTCAAAATTCCGATAGGCAAGTTTGAGGGCATTCATGAAATGCTGGCACGGATGGGCGGCAATCTGTATTTGATTGATGCGACGCGCAGATTGTCGGCGATGGCGGTGGATAGCGGCGAGAAGCCTTCGGTGATCTCGGCGATATCCAAATATCACGTGACCGAACGCGGGCGCGTGATTGTGAATGCTGGTATGGATATACTGGGCGGCAAAGGTATCTGCATGGGACCGAATAATTTTCTG is a genomic window of Glaciimonas sp. PAMC28666 containing:
- a CDS encoding neutral zinc metallopeptidase, which codes for MKWDGNRESDNVEDRRNESGGGGIGGFGGGRSIGIGTIVIALVASYFFGVSPMTVINLLSGGGGPPLHSQQQGPALAPPATDQTTRFVSTVLADTEDVWTEIFRNGGKTYAAPKLVLFSGATPTACGTGQTATGPFYCPGDQKVYIDLTFFQMMKQRFNVSGDFAQAYVIAHEVGHHVQNLLGIMGKVDKARRQATEIQANALSVKLELQADCLAGVWAFHANQERKILEQGDVEAALNAANAIGDDALQQKAQGRIVPDSFTHGTSAQRVRWFKQGLANGQVAACNTFDTQML
- a CDS encoding acyl-CoA dehydrogenase, which encodes MIYWIAALIIVGIGLMTLRVSALIWLVAIALWIAAGFELARIGLLATILLTLLLFVPALIVALKPLRVRLLTKPILKVFKRILPRMSQTERDAIEAGTIWWDAELFSGKPEWTKLLSMAPPALSEEEQAFLDNEVEQLCGLLTDWETTEVWQDLPPHAWQFIKDKGFLGMIIPKQYGGKAFSAYMHSQVIMKLSSHCSAAAISVMVPNSLGPAELLLEYGTDAQKEHYLPRLAAGDEIPCFALTSPYAGSDAAAIPDVGVVCQGMHDGQPTLGFRVTWDKRYITLGPIATVLGLAFRVHDPDGLLSSEGTFDVHGEGDLGITCALIPTNHPGVVTGRRHWPLDAVFQNGPTSGKDVFIPLDWVIGGSAQIGKGWRMLMECLAAGRAISLPSSTVGFSKLAVRGTSAYAAMRNQFKIPIGKFEGIHEMLARMGGNLYLIDATRRLSAMAVDSGEKPSVISAISKYHVTERGRVIVNAGMDILGGKGICMGPNNFLARTYQQVPIAITVEGANILTRCLIIFGQGAIRCHPYVLKEMTAAGEPDEAKALQDFDQAFFGHCSFVFANFARTLLGGISAGTWLPAPKAAPVELRHFYRAVNRLSAAFALLSDASMFVLGGSLKFRERISARLGDVLSQLYLVSSVLKRYEDDGRQQDDLPYVHWAAQDALHQAQEACLGVLANYPNRVLAWLLRLVAFPFGLSYCKPSDALDSTLARAMQTDGPGRDRLIADIFLPEPTQSPTAYGELAFKLIPAVNAIEARLKPAIREGALAPIPQSLIEMHEWIEVALVGGFITEEENAVLSDFAHCGDISVQVDDFPQDLNRLEALQKRHQLSQLQQYHQ
- a CDS encoding MAPEG family protein, producing the protein MTIAYWCVLIAGLMAPCTVAIAKWGRRDFDNSEPRAWLDKQSGLRRRADFAHRNHFEAFPFFAAGVIIAHQVHAAQTTLNTLALVFIAARLIYTACYLTDKSSLRSLAWVIGFAAVIALFVLSAMAPVGH